The following coding sequences are from one Myxococcales bacterium window:
- a CDS encoding DNA alkylation repair protein, with the protein MENSNAFKHRIGGAVVQQLATATRRAWRSFDEASFRTRALDGLEALELKARVKWVAQVWAEHLPPDYAEALPLVLATMGPPLETGAQVSEGLFFHWIHAQFVESYGLLHVLPSLQAMRELTQRSTAEFCVRPFLVQHPDETLAFLTNARSHASPHVRRWVSEGTRPRLPWGLRLAAFVKDPGPVLALIAPLRFDDEEYVRTSVANNLNDIAKDHPELVVETVKAWLRETSNPHAPWIAKRALRTLIKQGHAGALEALGFSAGTRTKLVAFTLDRESLSVGDDLVMEVTLQAGPAEVVNLDYAIGFQLSGGKRGEKVFKLKVLNLDEGQTVVLRKKHSFRPITTRKYYGGEHSVALIANGQTLGRATFTLQVPSSRRGFVGGGR; encoded by the coding sequence GTGGAGAACAGCAACGCCTTCAAGCACCGGATCGGCGGGGCCGTCGTGCAGCAGCTCGCGACGGCCACGCGGCGCGCTTGGCGTAGCTTTGACGAGGCCAGCTTTCGCACGCGCGCCCTCGACGGCCTCGAGGCGCTCGAGCTCAAAGCACGAGTGAAGTGGGTGGCGCAGGTGTGGGCCGAGCACTTGCCCCCCGACTACGCCGAGGCGCTTCCCCTCGTGCTGGCGACCATGGGGCCGCCTCTCGAGACCGGCGCGCAGGTCTCGGAAGGGCTGTTCTTTCACTGGATCCACGCCCAGTTCGTGGAATCCTACGGTCTATTGCACGTGCTGCCCTCTTTGCAGGCCATGCGGGAGCTCACGCAACGCTCGACCGCCGAGTTTTGTGTGCGGCCCTTTCTGGTGCAGCATCCGGACGAGACGCTGGCCTTCTTGACGAACGCACGCAGCCACGCAAGCCCCCACGTGCGGCGCTGGGTCAGTGAAGGCACACGGCCGCGTCTGCCTTGGGGGCTACGGCTTGCGGCCTTCGTGAAGGATCCGGGTCCGGTGCTGGCGTTGATTGCACCGCTGCGCTTTGACGATGAGGAGTACGTGCGCACCTCCGTGGCGAACAACCTGAACGACATCGCCAAGGATCACCCCGAGCTCGTCGTGGAGACGGTCAAGGCGTGGCTTCGTGAGACCTCGAATCCCCACGCGCCCTGGATCGCCAAGCGCGCGCTGCGCACGTTGATCAAGCAGGGGCATGCCGGGGCGCTCGAGGCTTTGGGGTTTTCTGCAGGCACGCGCACGAAGCTCGTGGCGTTCACGCTCGATCGCGAGAGCCTGTCCGTGGGCGACGACCTGGTGATGGAGGTCACTTTGCAGGCGGGGCCCGCCGAGGTGGTGAACCTCGACTACGCCATCGGTTTTCAGCTCTCTGGGGGAAAACGCGGTGAAAAGGTGTTCAAGCTGAAGGTGCTGAACCTCGACGAGGGGCAAACGGTCGTCCTGCGCAAGAAGCACTCGTTCCGCCCGATCACCACACGGAAGTACTACGGGGGCGAACACAGCGTGGCTCTGATCGCCAACGGGCAAACCCTGGGGCGGGCCACGTTCACGCTGCAGGTGCCCTCCTCGCGGCGAGGTTTTGTGGGGGGTGGCCGCTGA
- a CDS encoding JAB domain-containing protein has product MATRSRLSTTELLPLLAELFGSRRAGALLETHGDLRRAYRASDEELKALGFSSAQIRRLRAIVHLAAYTRPSPFPSGRSIRRGRDVAAHFSARLALAEVEEFWALALDVRNRVLEELFLGRGSLTRVEVHPRDVFRPLVRLGAAAVIFVHNHPSGDPAPSEQDHELTHRLVSAGLLLGIPVLDHLVVTPGGAHTSLVCSPPRFKPDGLSPQNEALRKATLSVLDDQFGPRAW; this is encoded by the coding sequence ATGGCCACGCGATCACGGCTCTCGACGACCGAGCTTCTTCCGCTTTTGGCCGAGCTTTTCGGTTCGCGGCGGGCGGGTGCCTTGCTGGAAACCCATGGGGACCTGCGCCGCGCCTACCGCGCCTCCGATGAGGAGCTCAAGGCGCTGGGCTTCTCCTCGGCCCAGATCCGCCGCTTGCGTGCCATCGTGCACCTTGCGGCGTACACCCGGCCCAGCCCTTTTCCCAGCGGCAGAAGCATTCGGCGGGGCCGCGACGTGGCCGCGCACTTTTCGGCGCGCTTGGCGTTGGCCGAGGTCGAGGAGTTCTGGGCGCTGGCGCTCGACGTGCGCAACCGCGTACTGGAAGAGCTGTTTTTGGGGCGTGGTTCGCTGACGAGGGTCGAAGTGCACCCGCGCGATGTGTTCCGTCCCTTGGTGCGGCTGGGCGCCGCGGCCGTCATCTTCGTTCACAACCACCCAAGCGGCGATCCGGCGCCATCCGAGCAAGACCACGAGCTCACCCACCGCCTGGTGAGCGCAGGCCTCCTGCTGGGCATTCCCGTGCTGGATCACCTCGTGGTCACGCCGGGCGGCGCGCACACGAGTTTGGTGTGCAGTCCCCCGCGCTTCAAGCCCGACGGGCTGTCCCCCCAGAACGAGGCTTTGCGCAAGGCTACGCTGAGCGTGCTCGACGACCAGTTTGGTCCGCGCGCTTGGTGA
- a CDS encoding cell wall hydrolase, with amino-acid sequence MPEIGSRSATPVEGLTFELGTMNRFRLRATTRVRPRLSPCSPAVVVTKLQQELTLEGTADNLDREVRASLIWLIQMGSEVRRVQHTAGVVLVPAGDKGGQLAAVPFEVRELRPSAPGAKEEPKPAPLTCDVLTLGLTGQGQIGFCIEPEDGATEPCELAAGEAGASFDVPVSATVVAPDGRTPLDPATILVGRKLALRIEAGAPFANREAELHVWESETSPTSYEDELAMGGYKTTFTMGSEPHVEVLRLGVDGGRLWYSIGETAKLRFRYRVRALGDDHLPVPGSQPICAGLVAEVEPPRLTKWTIARQEPAAPAPDAPSDGALHAAVAGQVTQIASDFGLTFDVALYLQEPEPVGIRPLDIGCSVQLNQGAPAATEPGTFSGSLTIGGEEAGYLRDHAHAAVFATIAFPPGPNAKEPFGSFIAYTANMAQALQPDGFAPFVAGGLATPDTGRAVCTQLLSYGGDLAALASSAVHVPEAKKKEFHLMVAAIWGEACGQSEVAWRALAHLIMNRAANKHRGQDTVEGIVLHTGFDATRPRSNPADPWLFGAALAHLEKKTPLERPDQALRLERMAKVVARVYLGLDPDMTSGADHYYSPKAQAKLHAKNPQKHQQVPTFALEYQRVAVAILPTDDFVFFRSQR; translated from the coding sequence ATGCCTGAAATCGGAAGCCGCAGCGCCACGCCCGTCGAGGGGCTCACGTTCGAGCTTGGCACGATGAACAGGTTTCGCCTGCGCGCCACGACGCGTGTGCGACCTCGGCTCTCGCCGTGTTCGCCCGCTGTCGTCGTCACCAAGCTGCAACAAGAGCTCACGCTCGAGGGCACGGCGGACAACCTGGACCGCGAGGTGCGCGCGAGCCTCATCTGGCTCATCCAGATGGGCAGCGAGGTTCGCCGAGTCCAGCACACCGCGGGCGTGGTGTTGGTCCCCGCTGGTGACAAGGGTGGCCAGCTGGCTGCGGTCCCGTTCGAGGTGCGCGAGCTGCGGCCTTCGGCGCCGGGAGCCAAGGAGGAACCCAAGCCGGCCCCGCTGACCTGCGACGTCTTGACACTGGGGCTGACGGGCCAGGGGCAGATTGGCTTCTGCATCGAGCCTGAAGACGGGGCGACGGAGCCGTGCGAGCTCGCAGCTGGTGAGGCGGGTGCGTCGTTCGATGTGCCGGTTTCAGCGACGGTGGTGGCGCCGGACGGACGCACGCCGCTCGATCCTGCGACCATCCTGGTCGGGCGCAAGCTCGCGCTTCGCATAGAGGCGGGTGCGCCGTTCGCCAACCGGGAAGCCGAGTTGCACGTGTGGGAAAGTGAAACATCCCCGACCTCCTACGAGGATGAGCTCGCCATGGGGGGCTACAAGACGACGTTCACCATGGGCAGTGAGCCGCACGTCGAGGTGCTGCGCCTGGGCGTCGACGGCGGACGGCTTTGGTACAGCATCGGCGAAACCGCGAAGCTCCGGTTCCGCTACCGCGTGCGCGCGCTCGGCGACGATCACCTGCCCGTGCCGGGCTCGCAGCCCATCTGTGCGGGCTTGGTCGCCGAGGTGGAGCCCCCTCGGTTGACGAAATGGACCATCGCTCGCCAGGAGCCTGCCGCTCCTGCGCCCGACGCGCCCTCGGATGGGGCGCTCCACGCAGCTGTTGCGGGCCAGGTCACGCAGATCGCATCGGACTTTGGCCTCACCTTCGATGTGGCGTTGTACCTTCAGGAACCCGAACCGGTCGGGATTCGGCCCCTGGACATCGGTTGCTCCGTTCAGCTGAACCAGGGCGCCCCGGCCGCAACCGAACCCGGCACGTTCTCCGGCTCGCTGACCATCGGTGGAGAAGAGGCGGGCTACCTGCGCGACCACGCCCATGCGGCCGTGTTCGCCACCATCGCATTCCCCCCGGGGCCGAATGCCAAGGAACCCTTCGGGAGCTTCATTGCGTACACGGCCAACATGGCGCAAGCGCTACAGCCGGACGGTTTCGCTCCCTTCGTTGCGGGTGGTTTGGCGACGCCCGATACCGGCAGGGCCGTCTGCACCCAGTTGCTCTCGTACGGGGGCGACCTGGCAGCGCTCGCCTCGAGCGCGGTGCACGTTCCAGAGGCCAAGAAGAAGGAATTTCACCTGATGGTCGCAGCCATCTGGGGCGAAGCCTGCGGACAAAGCGAGGTCGCCTGGCGCGCGCTTGCTCACCTCATCATGAACCGCGCCGCAAACAAGCACCGTGGGCAGGACACGGTGGAGGGAATCGTGCTGCACACGGGCTTCGATGCGACGAGGCCTCGGAGCAACCCCGCTGACCCCTGGCTGTTCGGCGCGGCGCTCGCCCACCTTGAAAAGAAAACGCCTCTGGAGCGCCCGGACCAGGCCCTGCGTCTCGAGCGCATGGCGAAGGTCGTCGCGCGCGTCTACCTGGGACTCGATCCCGACATGACCAGCGGCGCCGACCACTACTACAGCCCCAAGGCGCAGGCAAAGCTCCACGCAAAGAATCCCCAGAAACACCAGCAGGTCCCCACGTTCGCGCTCGAATACCAGCGGGTTGCGGTGGCGATCCTTCCGACCGACGACTTCGTCTTTTTCCGCTCCCAGCGCTGA